A single Pseudomonas sp. HN11 DNA region contains:
- a CDS encoding ABC transporter permease, producing MEFLNAFSHLDWAQVLQLTGQHITLVGIAVILAILIGVPLGILMTRFPTLAGPLQASATVLLTVPSIALFGLLLPFYSKFGQGLGPMPAITAVFLYSLLPIMRNTYLALTGVEPGIREAARGIGMTFGQRLRMVELPIAVPVILAGVRTAVVMNIGVMTIAATIGAGGLGVLILASISRSDMSMLIVGAVLVSLLAIFADLLLQWLQRSLTPKGLLK from the coding sequence ATGGAATTCCTGAACGCCTTTTCCCATCTTGATTGGGCCCAAGTCCTGCAACTGACCGGGCAACACATCACCCTGGTCGGCATCGCCGTGATCCTCGCGATCCTGATCGGCGTGCCCCTGGGCATCCTGATGACGCGCTTCCCGACGCTCGCGGGCCCGCTGCAAGCCAGCGCCACGGTGCTGCTCACCGTGCCGTCCATCGCGCTGTTCGGCCTGCTGCTGCCGTTCTATTCCAAGTTCGGCCAGGGCCTGGGGCCGATGCCGGCGATCACCGCCGTGTTCCTCTACTCCCTGTTGCCGATCATGCGTAACACCTACCTCGCCCTGACCGGCGTGGAACCAGGCATTCGCGAAGCCGCACGCGGCATCGGCATGACCTTTGGCCAGCGTCTACGCATGGTCGAACTGCCCATCGCCGTGCCGGTGATCCTCGCCGGTGTGCGCACTGCCGTGGTGATGAATATCGGTGTGATGACCATCGCCGCCACCATCGGCGCCGGTGGCCTGGGTGTACTTATTCTGGCTTCCATCAGCCGCAGCGACATGTCGATGCTGATCGTCGGCGCCGTACTGGTCAGTCTCCTGGCCATCTTCGCCGACCTGCTCTTGCAATGGCTGCAACGCTCGCTGACTCCAAAAGGATTGCTCAAATGA
- a CDS encoding peptide chain release factor 3: protein MTHQAAEVAKRRTFAIISHPDAGKTTITEKLLLMGKAIAVAGTVKSRKSDRHATSDWMEMEKQRGISITTSVMQFPYRDHMVNLLDTPGHEDFSEDTYRTLTAVDSALMVLDGGKGVEPRTIALMDVCRLRDTPIVSFINKLDRDIRDPIELLDEIEAVLKIKAAPITWPIGCYRDFKGVYHLADDYIIVYTAGHGHERTETKIIEKLDSDEARAHLGDEYDRFVDQLELVQGACHEFNQQEFLDGQLTPVFFGTALGNFGVDHVLDAVVDWAPKPLARVANERTVEPVEEKFTGFVFKIQANMDPKHRDRIAFMRICSGKYEKGMKMRHVRTGKDVRIGDALTFFSSEREQLEEAYAGDIIGLHNHGTIQIGDTFTEGEALGFTGIPHFAPELFRRVRLRDPLKSKQLRQGLQQLAEEGATQVFFPERSNDIILGAVGVLQFDVVASRLKEEYKVECSYEAITVYSARWIECSDKKKLEEFSNKAVENLAVDGGGHLTYLAPTRVNLALMEERWPDVKFRATREHH, encoded by the coding sequence ATGACCCACCAGGCCGCCGAAGTCGCGAAACGCCGCACTTTCGCCATTATTTCCCACCCCGATGCCGGTAAAACCACCATCACCGAGAAGCTCCTGCTGATGGGCAAGGCAATCGCGGTGGCCGGCACGGTGAAATCCCGCAAGTCCGACCGCCATGCCACCTCCGACTGGATGGAAATGGAAAAACAACGGGGTATTTCCATTACCACGTCGGTCATGCAGTTTCCGTATCGCGACCACATGGTCAACCTGCTCGACACCCCGGGGCACGAAGACTTCTCTGAAGACACCTACCGCACCCTGACCGCGGTCGACTCGGCTTTGATGGTCCTCGACGGCGGTAAAGGCGTCGAGCCACGGACCATCGCGCTGATGGACGTATGCCGTTTGCGTGACACGCCGATCGTCAGTTTTATCAACAAACTCGACCGCGACATCCGCGACCCGATCGAGCTGCTGGATGAAATCGAAGCCGTCCTGAAGATCAAGGCGGCTCCGATCACTTGGCCGATCGGTTGCTACCGTGACTTCAAGGGCGTGTACCACCTGGCTGACGACTACATCATTGTCTACACCGCTGGTCACGGTCACGAGCGCACCGAAACCAAGATCATCGAGAAACTCGACTCCGACGAAGCCCGCGCCCACCTGGGTGACGAGTACGACCGCTTTGTCGATCAGCTGGAGCTGGTGCAGGGTGCCTGCCATGAGTTCAACCAGCAGGAATTTCTCGACGGCCAGTTGACCCCGGTGTTCTTCGGTACCGCCCTGGGCAACTTCGGTGTCGACCACGTGCTCGACGCCGTGGTGGATTGGGCGCCAAAACCCCTGGCCCGCGTTGCCAACGAACGCACCGTCGAGCCTGTGGAAGAGAAATTCACCGGTTTCGTGTTCAAGATCCAGGCGAACATGGACCCAAAACACCGCGACCGTATCGCCTTCATGCGTATCTGTTCCGGCAAATACGAAAAAGGCATGAAGATGCGCCACGTGCGTACCGGCAAGGACGTACGCATCGGCGACGCCCTGACGTTCTTCTCCTCCGAGCGTGAACAGCTCGAAGAAGCCTACGCCGGCGACATCATCGGCCTGCACAACCACGGCACCATCCAGATCGGCGACACCTTCACTGAAGGCGAAGCCCTGGGCTTCACCGGTATCCCGCACTTCGCCCCGGAACTGTTCCGCCGCGTACGCCTGCGCGATCCGCTCAAATCCAAGCAACTGCGCCAAGGCTTGCAGCAACTGGCGGAAGAGGGCGCCACCCAGGTGTTCTTCCCCGAGCGCAGCAATGACATCATCCTTGGCGCCGTGGGTGTGCTGCAGTTCGATGTGGTGGCCAGCCGCTTGAAAGAGGAATACAAGGTTGAATGCTCCTACGAGGCGATCACCGTGTATTCGGCGCGCTGGATCGAGTGCAGCGATAAGAAAAAACTGGAAGAGTTTTCCAACAAGGCCGTGGAAAACCTGGCGGTGGATGGCGGTGGTCACCTGACCTACCTGGCGCCGACCCGGGTGAACCTGGCGCTGATGGAAGAGCGCTGGCCGGATGTGAAGTTCAGGGCGACGCGCGAGCACCATTAA
- a CDS encoding ABC transporter permease, with protein MAIRYGKGLIGGAVVVALLALLVHWIGINTIELYRDDLLFYLQAHLILVLVSMLAALIVGIPAGILLSRPNMVGRAERFMQIFNIGNTVPPLAVLAIALGVLGIGSGPAIFALFLASLLPIVRNTYEGLKNVQGSLKEAATGIGMTPRQVLFRVELPNAVPIIIGGVRVALAINVGTAPLAFLIGANSLGSLIFPGIALNNQPQLLLGAACTALLALLLDGLVTMASRLWLERGLRPS; from the coding sequence GTGGCTATTCGCTATGGCAAAGGGCTGATAGGAGGAGCGGTTGTCGTCGCCCTCTTGGCCCTGCTGGTCCACTGGATCGGCATCAACACGATCGAACTGTACCGCGACGATTTGTTGTTTTACCTGCAAGCACATTTGATCCTCGTTCTAGTCTCCATGCTGGCCGCCCTGATTGTGGGCATCCCCGCCGGTATCCTGCTCAGCCGACCGAACATGGTCGGGCGCGCAGAACGCTTCATGCAGATCTTCAACATCGGCAACACCGTTCCTCCCCTGGCCGTACTGGCCATCGCCCTCGGCGTCCTCGGCATCGGCAGCGGCCCGGCCATCTTCGCGCTGTTCCTTGCCTCCCTCCTGCCCATCGTGCGCAACACCTACGAAGGCCTGAAAAACGTTCAAGGTTCGCTGAAGGAAGCCGCCACCGGCATCGGTATGACGCCGCGCCAGGTGCTGTTTCGCGTGGAACTGCCCAACGCCGTGCCGATCATCATCGGCGGAGTGCGCGTGGCCCTGGCGATCAACGTCGGCACCGCGCCGCTGGCGTTCCTGATCGGCGCCAACAGCCTTGGCAGCCTGATCTTCCCCGGCATCGCCCTGAACAATCAGCCGCAATTGCTACTCGGCGCCGCGTGCACCGCGTTGCTGGCATTGCTGCTTGACGGTCTGGTGACCATGGCCAGCCGCCTCTGGCTGGAACGCGGGTTGCGTCCGTCTTAA
- a CDS encoding ABC transporter ATP-binding protein: MSLLEIKNLNVRFGDKTAVPVVDGLDLKVDKGEVLAIVGESGSGKSVTMMALMGLIEHPGIVTADALNFDGKDMLKLSNRQRRQIVGKDLAMVFQDPMTALNPSYTVGFQIEEVLRLHLKMSGKQARKRAIELLEKVEIPGAASRMDAYPHQLSGGMSQRVAIAMAIAGEPKLLIADEPTTALDVTIQAQIMELLLALQKEQNMGLVLITHDLAVVAETAQRVCVMYAGQAVEVGQVPQLFDIPAHPYSEALLKAIPEHSLGATRLATLPGIVPGRYDRPQGCLLSPRCPYVQESCRAQRPGLDPKTNSLARCFYPLNQEVA; this comes from the coding sequence ATGTCACTGTTAGAAATCAAGAATCTCAACGTGCGCTTCGGCGACAAGACCGCCGTGCCGGTGGTCGATGGCCTCGACCTCAAGGTCGACAAAGGCGAGGTACTGGCGATCGTTGGCGAGTCGGGCTCGGGCAAATCCGTGACCATGATGGCGCTGATGGGCCTGATCGAGCACCCCGGCATCGTCACCGCCGACGCCCTGAACTTCGACGGCAAGGACATGCTCAAGTTGAGCAACCGTCAGCGCCGCCAGATCGTCGGCAAAGACCTGGCGATGGTGTTCCAGGACCCGATGACCGCGCTGAACCCCAGTTACACGGTGGGTTTCCAGATTGAAGAAGTGCTGCGCCTGCACCTGAAAATGTCAGGAAAACAAGCGCGCAAGCGTGCCATCGAGCTGTTGGAAAAAGTGGAAATCCCAGGCGCTGCCAGCCGTATGGATGCCTACCCGCACCAACTGTCCGGTGGTATGAGCCAGCGTGTAGCCATCGCCATGGCGATTGCCGGCGAGCCGAAACTGCTGATCGCGGACGAGCCGACCACTGCGTTGGACGTGACCATCCAGGCGCAGATCATGGAGCTGCTGCTGGCCCTGCAGAAAGAACAGAACATGGGCCTGGTGCTGATCACCCATGACCTCGCGGTCGTGGCGGAAACCGCCCAGCGCGTGTGCGTGATGTACGCAGGCCAAGCCGTGGAAGTCGGCCAGGTGCCTCAGTTGTTCGACATTCCGGCGCACCCGTACAGCGAAGCACTGCTCAAGGCAATCCCCGAGCACAGCTTGGGCGCCACGCGCCTGGCCACGCTGCCGGGCATCGTTCCAGGTCGCTACGACCGTCCGCAGGGCTGCCTGCTGTCGCCGCGCTGCCCGTATGTGCAGGAATCCTGCCGTGCGCAGCGTCCAGGGCTTGATCCGAAAACCAACAGCCTCGCGCGCTGCTTCTACCCCTTGAACCAGGAGGTGGCGTAA
- a CDS encoding glycine betaine ABC transporter substrate-binding protein, with product MKKLTLILSCVLLLAGIAQAAEKPVIRIGARVFTEQTLLAEITSQYLRTKGYDARVTGGLGSNLARSAQESGQLDLIWEYTGVSLVAYNHVDEKLDSEQSYARVKELDAKKGLVWLSPSRFSNTYALALPEKVAAGHPEINSISDLTKAMAENTKENRLVALDTEFANRSDGLAGMVKLYDMNLTRKNTRQMDAGLVYTALRNGQVFAGLVYTTDGRLNAFKLKLLEDDKHYFPDYTAAPVVRQVYLDAHPELAADLKPLAALFDDATMRQLNARVDVDHESPSAVAADFLRQHPINQ from the coding sequence ATGAAAAAACTGACCTTGATATTGAGCTGCGTCCTGCTGTTGGCAGGTATTGCGCAAGCCGCTGAAAAACCGGTAATCCGCATCGGCGCCCGGGTGTTCACCGAACAGACCCTGTTGGCCGAAATCACCTCCCAGTACCTGCGCACCAAGGGCTATGACGCCCGTGTGACCGGCGGCCTGGGCAGCAACCTGGCGCGCAGTGCCCAGGAAAGCGGGCAACTGGATCTCATCTGGGAATACACCGGCGTGTCGCTGGTGGCCTACAACCACGTTGACGAGAAACTCGACAGCGAACAGTCCTACGCTCGGGTGAAGGAACTCGACGCAAAAAAAGGCTTGGTCTGGCTCTCGCCTTCGCGCTTCAGCAACACCTACGCCCTGGCACTGCCGGAGAAGGTTGCCGCTGGGCATCCCGAAATCAACAGCATCAGCGACCTGACCAAGGCCATGGCGGAGAACACCAAGGAAAATCGCCTGGTGGCCCTGGACACCGAGTTCGCCAACCGTTCCGACGGCCTGGCCGGCATGGTCAAGCTGTACGATATGAACCTGACCCGCAAGAACACCCGGCAGATGGACGCCGGCCTGGTCTACACCGCGCTGCGTAATGGCCAGGTGTTTGCCGGTCTGGTCTACACCACCGACGGTCGCCTCAACGCCTTCAAATTGAAGCTGCTCGAAGACGACAAGCACTACTTCCCGGACTACACCGCCGCCCCCGTGGTGCGTCAGGTGTATCTCGACGCACACCCGGAATTGGCCGCGGACCTCAAGCCATTGGCCGCCCTGTTCGATGACGCAACCATGCGCCAGTTGAACGCACGGGTCGACGTCGACCATGAAAGCCCCTCCGCTGTTGCCGCCGATTTCCTGCGCCAACACCCGATCAATCAATAA
- a CDS encoding peptide ABC transporter ATP-binding protein: MAVVLTARDLTRHYEVSRGLFKGHATVRALNGVSFELEAGKTLAVVGESGCGKSTLARALTLIEEPSSGSLKIAGQEVAGADKAQRRQLRKDVQMVFQSPYASLNPRQKVGDQLGEPLLINTHLSATERREKVQAMMKQVGLRPEHYQRYPHMFSGGQRQRIALARAMMLQPKVLVADEPTSALDVSIQAQVLNLFMDLQQEFNTAYVFISHNLAVVQHVADDVMVMYLGRPVEVGPKEDIYARPLHPYTQALLSATPTIHPDPNKPKIKIVGELPNPLNPPPGCAFHKRCPYATARCSTEEPQLRPLDNRQVACHYAEQFVA, encoded by the coding sequence ATGGCCGTCGTTCTTACCGCCCGCGACCTCACCCGTCATTACGAAGTGTCACGTGGCCTGTTCAAGGGCCACGCCACTGTGCGTGCCCTCAATGGCGTGTCCTTCGAGCTGGAAGCCGGCAAGACCCTCGCCGTCGTAGGCGAGTCGGGTTGCGGCAAATCCACCCTGGCCCGTGCCCTCACGCTGATTGAAGAGCCGTCTTCGGGCTCCTTGAAAATCGCCGGTCAGGAAGTCGCCGGTGCCGACAAGGCCCAGCGCAGGCAACTGCGCAAAGATGTGCAGATGGTGTTCCAGAGCCCGTACGCCTCGCTGAATCCGCGCCAGAAAGTCGGTGATCAACTCGGCGAGCCGCTGCTGATCAACACCCACCTGTCCGCCACCGAACGCCGTGAAAAAGTGCAGGCAATGATGAAGCAAGTGGGCCTGCGTCCCGAGCATTATCAGCGCTACCCGCATATGTTCTCCGGTGGTCAGCGCCAGCGAATCGCATTGGCTCGCGCCATGATGCTGCAACCTAAGGTGCTGGTGGCGGATGAACCGACCTCCGCACTGGACGTATCGATCCAGGCTCAGGTGCTCAATCTGTTCATGGACCTGCAGCAGGAATTCAACACGGCCTACGTGTTCATTTCCCACAACCTGGCCGTGGTGCAGCACGTCGCCGATGACGTGATGGTGATGTACCTCGGCCGCCCGGTGGAAGTCGGTCCCAAGGAAGACATCTACGCACGCCCGCTGCACCCGTACACCCAGGCACTGCTGTCGGCCACCCCGACCATCCACCCAGACCCGAACAAGCCGAAGATCAAGATTGTCGGCGAGTTGCCTAACCCGTTGAACCCGCCACCAGGCTGCGCGTTCCATAAGCGTTGCCCGTATGCGACGGCGCGGTGCAGCACCGAGGAGCCGCAGTTGCGGCCGTTGGATAACCGGCAGGTGGCTTGCCATTATGCGGAGCAGTTCGTGGCCTGA